The DNA window GAAAGAATTACATTATCCGAGCGTAAATGTGTTACATCGGTAACACCCAGTGGCAGGCAACCAGCTGGACTTGTTTCCAAGGTGCTTCGATCAGATGAAAAAGAGATTCAACTAATGGATCATGTGTTCAATAAGTTGGATGCGTCTACCAAAGAGAAGGTCAAACAGCTACTTTCTCAGGCGACCACCTTAGCAGAAGTTGAAAGTCTCGAAAAGTTATTATCAGGTGGTGTATaattatatacatatataagCTTTTACTATACTTAGAATCAATATCTTACACATGTTCCAATATTCTCCGATTCGACATATCATTGTTGTGCCCATTGAGTCGTTGATTACTTTCAAGCGGCAGATTTGTTCCCATCGTTTGAACTACAACGTTAGTAGTGTCTAATGTCGGACGAGGTAGGTTCCTCTTGCCATATCTTCCACCTTTCCTCCTTATTTTAGTAGACTGCTGGACGTGAAATTCCATAGAAAGTTTACTGGTGTCAATGCCTTCCAGTAGATTTTCACATAGACTTGGGGAGACAGAATTCTGCACTATAGGAAAAatgtcatcatcaatatcgCAGATATCTAAACTtctatttgaagaaataaaacaacCATGGCATATATTACCAAACCAGTGTATTGAAGTCTTTGTAGAGCAATGGATGCATTTATTATACGAAGGTTTTTCAACCTCCAGGGTGTTATTCACTAAAGAGAATatgtttgatttttctttacCGTAAGTAGTCCATAAGttaaattcatttattCTCAGCCCTATAGTTGTATATCCATTAACTgctgatgaagatttatAATTATCCAAAAAGTATTTCACCAAGGTTTGACCTGTTTTTAACTTGTAAGATAATGGTAGAGTATCAATAGAGAACTTTTCTTCATAAGAATGGTGAGAGCATATGATAGATGGTTTTATAGTATATCTTTCACCATTATCTTCGACTGATGGCAATATAACTGGGTTACTTTCGACATGAAACCTTCTAAAACAGAGAGTAAAGTTAGGTGAGTCTTGAGCACATGTAACATGGAATTCAAAACTACATTTTTCACACTGCACCAAACCTCCACCTAACATATTGCAAATGGCGCACTTTTTCCCATTATTTTCGAGCAGCGTTGCTCCCACATTGTAGAGAGGCTGGTAGTTGTTAACTAGGCCAAATTTtacattttcattaaacaTAGCACAAATAACATGGCACCAAGAGCCAGACACGTCCAACTTCAATGCATCTGGTACTGCTTTCCTTACCTTGCGCTTAGAGGAGTCATGATCGATTTCTCTTGCATGACAAAGTGAGCATTGATAATTCGTTGAAACCAGCGGGTTGCGATCATTTGAACAAGGATCACATAACCACGGGTAATCACTCGAAGGAAAACCAGGTGCAAACCGTACTCCGTAGCAACATGGATGGATGTTCAAACCACAGTTATAACATGTCAATTCTACATCGTTTAATCCATCAAATTTATCCATGCATACACAACATATATCACGCGATTCAATTATATCTGCTACACTTGAACTTTCGACACTTGATGGCGGTGGCTTTGATTTTCTGCCAGCTTTTGGTGAATAAATTAACATTTTAGACCTACCAGAAGTTTTGCTTGTGTCGCTATTGATATCATTCGAATTAGTGTTAATCCAACTACAATAGTGAGGATTGAGTTTATTATATTCCTTCAGGATTCCATCATACCACTGGGTGTGCCGAACTATAGGTATATTGCTGTCATTCATTGGTTGTGTGCGGGCAAAATACGGACGTTGGTTGTTAGTGTTAAATTTAGCATCATTCATCGCTTTTAAAGACCCATTGATGCTGTTTGACTGCAACATTTCACCAAAAAGTTTATGATGTATAGATTCTGGAATCCTGATATATTCAAACTGACTGTCAACAGTAATTTGCTCGGTTTCGTTATTATCTGCAATACCCGGCACTTGTAAAATAATAGATGAACCACTGTGTGATTTTTGGATGTTGGTTCTGGGCTTCTTAGCCTTATGTAATTCATCAACCTGGTCATCCTCACAGCGTTTACAGATTATGGTATCTTTATGGTCCACATTTATAGCCTGTATTAATTTATCCTGTTTGTCTTCGTTTTCAACTTTTGGCAACGTTGTgcaattcttttggatcCTTTGTTCTTTCTTCCTAATCTCTGCAGCACAATTGTCGATATAATTTTCTAATTCAGCCTGCATTTGTCCATTAGAGAACCCAGTGGTAGTTAATAATTTCTTGACTGACTTATTAAGTTGACCGTGCATGCTCATGCAGTTCCgtttcatcttcaatagtTTCATTGGATTCGAGATCATACTAAAGCGTTGCTTTATAATAAGCTCCGTATCTTGAACTAATTCCCATTCCACCTGTTTCGAATGTGTCTGCTGAGAAGAAGATTTCATTATAGAGTCATTAGGGTCATCTAGCAGTTGAAGTAAACTGCTTTGTAGGTTATTTGTACTTGTCCcgttcaatttttttagtaCCTCCATAGGTTGCTGCCATCTTATGGCGTATCTTCTCCATAGGCGTGCACATCTGATGCATAAAGCTTCTaatttttcttcattgCTCGGTACCAATTTCGATGGTAATTTATCGGAATTAATTGTCTTTTCATTAACGCCAATTTTCATTCTAGattgaatattttcatcatcagaaccTCCTGTCACTCTATACCACAATGGTGAATAATCGACATCACAGAACATGCACTGAAAGGATGCTTTTAccttgttgattttttcAGAGTCAAAACAAGAGTCATCAACGTGCCTCCACTGCCTGTCAGGGTTTTCAGTTTTGTCAGTAATACCTCGTTTTCTTGTCCTTGATTTTCTGCTGTCATTGTTCTCGTTTCTGATGTGCTGTATCCCcttttcattctttttcctGCCTTTAAAGTTACCCCATATCCTCCTACCACTCTCTGTTTTCTTCCAAATGTAGTAGAACCTAACAATCATCGACATCGGCTGTgttttaacttttttgcAAACGGGATGAAGTTCACTACCATGTTCTGCAACCGCCTGTTCAAATCGCTTAACCTCCTCTTTAGTAAATGTAGGTTCTTTCAGAGAATCCCTTGTCATTTTGGCTTTACATTCGTTAAACCCAGCATCACAATTGTACTGATTGTCAACCAATGCCTTCATAGCCATATCTAGGAAATTAGTGGCTTGAGGAGTAATACCTAGCGATTTGGGCAGTTCATTGCTACAATGCTGTACGTAGTTGTCCACTTCATCTGCAGATATTTTTTCAGTATCCAATGCCCATAGCAATTGGGAAGTAGAATCTTCACCTCTTTCACCATCAGCACCATAATAGGGTCTTGGTACCCATTCAGATTCACTACATTCAGACCACTGGTTCTTACTTCCAATCCTTGAACACTTTAATGGATACGGAATTACCATGTCGACAGAAAGGCAGTCCTCTAAATGACATATCAGCTTAGAGccaaaatattggtacCAGCAATTAGGGCGATTCATACCGTTGCCAATTTGTGGGTAGGCTGCTTTTTCCAGATCCAAAGCTTGTTGTTTGATAAGCTCACTGCCACAATCATCGTCTTGAATGGATTCATTGTTTTGTCTGAGAACACAAGTATAACAGATCCAGGACACACCTTTACCTGGCTTTCTATCTAATGGGGGGTCCAAACAGTATAAATGCAAAGGTATTTTACATGTGTCGCATCTAATTGTTTGCGCAGGCTCACACCATTCCTTACAATGGCCACATTTCTGATCCCACAGTTCGGAACTTTTTTCAGATGTGAAGTCTTCTGCAAGAATATACTTTCTAATAAAGTTTACCAACGGGTACTTTACCTCTGTAAAGACGTATGGAAACCTTTCAGATAACCCTATTAGGTAGCTCGATTTAGGATTcagtttcaacaattctgcTGTACTCCAGACATCGTAATAACTCAGAAGATATCGATCGAAtaattgttcaaatatgAAAACACTCGGCTTCATTGTATactcttcaaaatttgagctagaaatttttgatttatgCAATACGGTACACTTCCCGCGGTAAGACTGAATCGGGCAAATATCATTGTGTAAAGAGGCATAAAGCAACCTTGGGTTGGCATTATGTGGGTTATCTTGGATATCACGAGCTCGATAGTACCAATTCATACATAATTGAAAGTACTTCGCAGGAAATACATGCGAAATACCCATTTGCACAGCAGAAATAATTTTCTCACGGAATTCTGGCTTCGCAATAAACTCCACAATGCGTCCAACATAATACGGCTCACCTGGGGGTTCTGAAATCATGTATATATGctcatttttctttagaATAACatttgatgaattcatGAGCACCTGCTCTTTGATATTTACAAAAGCTTCATCAAGATCtaaaatattggaaaaccTGCTGTGTTTTCTGAAAGTTGCAGGAAGAGATGGAATAAAATTCCACGGTATT is part of the Eremothecium cymbalariae DBVPG#7215 chromosome 2, complete sequence genome and encodes:
- the SNT2 gene encoding DNA-binding E3 ubiquitin-protein ligase SNT2 (similar to Ashbya gossypii AFL108C), whose product is MSDSQSSSNKRRTTVKRINYDERKADAELAKRIKQLEKSKVKGSNKTSGKQKSLAFKYQRFLQDKTIPWNFIPSLPATFRKHSRFSNILDLDEAFVNIKEQVLMNSSNVILKKNEHIYMISEPPGEPYYVGRIVEFIAKPEFREKIISAVQMGISHVFPAKYFQLCMNWYYRARDIQDNPHNANPRLLYASLHNDICPIQSYRGKCTVLHKSKISSSNFEEYTMKPSVFIFEQLFDRYLLSYYDVWSTAELLKLNPKSSYLIGLSERFPYVFTEVKYPLVNFIRKYILAEDFTSEKSSELWDQKCGHCKEWCEPAQTIRCDTCKIPLHLYCLDPPLDRKPGKGVSWICYTCVLRQNNESIQDDDCGSELIKQQALDLEKAAYPQIGNGMNRPNCWYQYFGSKLICHLEDCLSVDMVIPYPLKCSRIGSKNQWSECSESEWVPRPYYGADGERGEDSTSQLLWALDTEKISADEVDNYVQHCSNELPKSLGITPQATNFLDMAMKALVDNQYNCDAGFNECKAKMTRDSLKEPTFTKEEVKRFEQAVAEHGSELHPVCKKVKTQPMSMIVRFYYIWKKTESGRRIWGNFKGRKKNEKGIQHIRNENNDSRKSRTRKRGITDKTENPDRQWRHVDDSCFDSEKINKVKASFQCMFCDVDYSPLWYRVTGGSDDENIQSRMKIGVNEKTINSDKLPSKLVPSNEEKLEALCIRCARLWRRYAIRWQQPMEVLKKLNGTSTNNLQSSLLQLLDDPNDSIMKSSSQQTHSKQVEWELVQDTELIIKQRFSMISNPMKLLKMKRNCMSMHGQLNKSVKKLLTTTGFSNGQMQAELENYIDNCAAEIRKKEQRIQKNCTTLPKVENEDKQDKLIQAINVDHKDTIICKRCEDDQVDELHKAKKPRTNIQKSHSGSSIILQVPGIADNNETEQITVDSQFEYIRIPESIHHKLFGEMLQSNSINGSLKAMNDAKFNTNNQRPYFARTQPMNDSNIPIVRHTQWYDGILKEYNKLNPHYCSWINTNSNDINSDTSKTSGRSKMLIYSPKAGRKSKPPPSSVESSSVADIIESRDICCVCMDKFDGLNDVELTCYNCGLNIHPCCYGVRFAPGFPSSDYPWLCDPCSNDRNPLVSTNYQCSLCHAREIDHDSSKRKVRKAVPDALKLDVSGSWCHVICAMFNENVKFGLVNNYQPLYNVGATLLENNGKKCAICNMLGGGLVQCEKCSFEFHVTCAQDSPNFTLCFRRFHVESNPVILPSVEDNGERYTIKPSIICSHHSYEEKFSIDTLPLSYKLKTGQTLVKYFLDNYKSSSAVNGYTTIGLRINEFNLWTTYGKEKSNIFSLVNNTLEVEKPSYNKCIHCSTKTSIHWFGNICHGCFISSNRSLDICDIDDDIFPIVQNSVSPSLCENLLEGIDTSKLSMEFHVQQSTKIRRKGGRYGKRNLPRPTLDTTNVVVQTMGTNLPLESNQRLNGHNNDMSNRRILEHV